From Cannabis sativa cultivar Pink pepper isolate KNU-18-1 chromosome 8, ASM2916894v1, whole genome shotgun sequence, a single genomic window includes:
- the LOC115700755 gene encoding uncharacterized protein LOC115700755, translated as MASQSLCGWSSSSPTSSTVNPSSSSSLCRPFIFFAFHPTPSKRHRFSFRASFLRDSSSSTRAATFKQGGRKSLRFDCPCSSSKSDVNSVNRSAKQTKPSLSFKTLSAKRSLWRRIFFASKKVRSIILLNVVTLVYASSIPVVKEVEAIVDPASFTVVRFALSAIPFIPFVLRSVSQKDVDTRNSGVELGFWVSLGYLMQAVGLLTSDAGRASFLSMLTVIVVPLLDGMLGAVVPARTWFAAFMAIIGVAMLESSGSPPCVGDLLNFLSALFFGVHMIRTEHIARSTKKDKFLALLGYQVCVVSILSTTFYLVGGWSGGLQEYDPSLWSWTNFWNWMVAFPWIPAIYTGLFSSGLCLWGEMAAMRDVSATETAIIYALEPVWGGGFAWFLLGERWGTAGWVGAALVLGGSLSVQILGSFSSSSSKSGEDEKLDMAQHSDKRKGLSASPIIVSSRKNVSDLLK; from the exons ATGGCTTCCCAATCGCTATGTGGATGGTCAAGTTCCTCTCCAACCTCTTCTACTGtgaacccttcttcttcttcttcgttgtgCAGACCGTTTATCTTCTTTGCCTTTCACCCAACTCCGTCTAAACGACATCGTTTCAGTTTCAGAGCTTCCTTTTTACGGGATTCTTCTTCATCGACCCGGGCTGCTACTTTCAAACAGGGTGGAAGGAAGTCTTTACGATTCGATTGCCCGTGCTCGAGCTCGAAATCGGACGTGAATTCGGTAAATCGATCCGCAAAACAAACGAAACCAAGCCTGAGTTTCAAGACCTTGTCTGCGAAGCGATCTCTCTGGAGGAGGATATTTTTTGCGTCCAAAAAAGTTAGGAGCATCATTTTGCTCAATGTCGTCACTCTTGTTTATG CCAGCAGCATCCCAGTTGTGAAAGAGGTTGAAGCAATAGTTGATCCAGCATCATTCACTGTTGTACGATTTGCTTTGTCTGCCATCCCATTCATCCCATTTGTACTGCGATCAGTATCACAAAAGGACGTTGATACCCGCAATTCTGGAGTTGAGTTGGGTTTTTGGGTCAGTCTAGGATATCTGATGCAGGCAGTAGGGTTGCTTACATCTGATGCTGGTCGTGCATCCTTTCTATCAATGCTCACA GTAATCGTGGTTCCATTGCTTGATGGTATGCTAGGAGCAGTAGTTCCTGCCCGTACTTGGTTTGCAGCTTTCATGGCTATCATAGGAGTTGCAATGCTGGAATCCAGTGGATCTCCCCCTTGT GTTGGAGATCTTTTGAACTTCTTAAGTGCGCTGTTTTTTGGTGTGCATATGATAAGAACAGAACATATAGCACGAAGCACCAAAAAGGACAAATTCTTAGCTCTCCTTGGATACCAG GTATGTGTTGTGTCCATCCTGTCAACAACATTTTATCTTGTTGGAGGTTGGTCAGGGGGCTTACAAGAGTATGATCCATCATTATGGTCTTGGACAAACTTTTGGAATTGGATGGTTGCCTTCCCTTGGATACCTGCGATATACACTGGCCTTTTCTCATCTGGGTTATGCTTATGGGGAGAG ATGGCTGCAATGCGTGATGTGTCAGCTACAGAAACTGCAATTATTTATGCCTTAGAGCCAGTCTGGGGTGGAGGTTTTGCATGGTTTCTCCTTGGCGAAAGGTGGGGTACTGCAGGTTGGGTTGGTGCTGCTCTTGTTCTAG GTGGAAGCTTATCTGTGCAAATATTAGggtccttttcttcttcttcttctaaatcTGGTGAAGATGAGAAACTTGACATGGCACAGCACTCAGACAAGCGTAAAGGACTTTCTGCTTCTCCAATTATTGTCAGTTCCAGGAAGAATGTTTCTGATTTGTTAAAGTAG